TTCTTTTGCCTAATTTGAttcctaactttttttttttttaatataatttatatgtACATTTTGGCTAAAGTTCCAAGATGTATGGaagttttaatttgatttattttttctttcatataatTGCAAAATCTGTTACATGACTTATCTTTTGTCCTGCTTTTTAATTATTGGTATGAATGTAGACATTTTATGGTGCTGAGCAGCTTTATATAAAATCAAAAGACCCACTGTGAAGGCTGTATACTACCACAGAATCATCTTGTATTCTTGAAATACATTCAAGTAGGGGCCATGGAGTTTGCATTGCTTGCATTCTTTGAATAAAACATCCACTGATACGCCACAGGGTGCCTTTATTTGGAAGCGCAATTTTCCTTAAAATAGATAATAATGGGAGCATGCTTTAAACTTTGCAAAATGCTCAGTATTTTATTGTGCTTAATATGTACAATACATTCATAAACTGGATAATTGAAGGTGATATTTCAGAGATATaaacaaaaactgctttttttttttaataagagaaTGTGCTGTTTCAGTTACATTGCATTTAGGTTTATAATGCCcaatgttttgcttttgtaaGACCTTACAATGCAGTCCCCAGAACTGCCCATAATGTTCCCTTTGACATGAATCTTTGTCCGATCTGCCCCTTTTATGTTTACAGCAGGGCTGAAGTTGTTTCCCTGATGTGTTACTGGCCTTAGTTCTGCATTGTGAGGATGTCCTGGTAGTCAGCAGGAATAGTgtctgcagaagaaaaaaaaaattaaaacgttcATGAGCATATTTGTTGCTTACAGTGAATGACTGGACTGTCCTCAGCTTGCAGATGCTTACCGTTGCAGCGGTACTTCAAATTGGACCAGATTATATTTTCCTGAGAGAAGCAGAACACACCCAGGCGCCCGCCTCTCATACTGGTATCAATTATCACACCGGTGTCCGCCACCAGATCTGAACCCTCAAAGAAGCGAGCCCTAGTTCACACACAAAGTGAAGTTATTGATTCAGTTCACACAGTATGACTGTGGACGTATCCGTGATgaggtgtatgtgtttgtaccTGATGTATCCAACCTGCGGTCTGTGCTGGAGGAACCAGCGGTAGGAAACCTTGTCTTTCCACCCGACGTTCCTGGGGTCCTTCCACAGTAGACGTACTTGCTCAGGGGTGTTTCCTGTGTGCCAGAGGGAGTTTCTCAGATATTCACCGGGACCCGTCTTTGATTTCACCACCTggggatataaaaaaaaaaaagatgcataagATCAAAGAGGGAAAAATTAGACTTACCGGACATGacgacattaaaaaaaacccacactcaCCTTGAGCTGTATTCCCGGCTCAGCAACGGCTCTGAAGGGCGCAGCCTGCCAGTAGGTTTGTTCTGTCTGTTTCCACATCACTACGTAGAAAGAGGAGGAGTCCTGATAGCCGAAAATGAAGCCGGCGTAGTCGTCATCTGTCACCGTGTTCACGTGGAAAGTTCCCTCAAAGTCAACGCCACTGAAAGCTGTGTAGCCTAAGGATGTACAAATTGGACAAGAAATGCACATCAGCGTTGATCAGATCTAACTAACTGAATTATGGATGGGTGTGTGATAGAATAAAGGGACTTACCTACAGCAAGTCCAGGGTCAGAGTTCATGGTCTGCACTATCTCCAtgccctttcaaaataaaatagtgtGAATTCTACAGTTTCATCTTCAGAGAGAAGCTGATTACATAAACTCCtctatgagaaaaaaaaaaagttggaccAGCGTTCTCTGAAACAGGTGACATCATCAGTTACCTGGTTGAGAACTACCCAGTTGGGGTCAATTTGGGAGTCCCCCTCTGGGTCCAGGACTACAGTCTGATAGGCTCTGAAGTCCGTCAGGGTCACCTCAGCGTTCTCTGGGCAGTGATCAATTCTGTCGATGACGCTATCTTTGTCAAAGTCTCCTTCACACGCATCTCCCACTCTGTTGTCTGAAATACAGCAACACTGCTTAGAAAACAGCCACTCACACAGTGCACAGTCCTGCACGTCCAGGCACAACACAGGAAAAATATACTAACTATCAGAGTCCCTTTGGTCTGGATTGGCAACTAGTCTGCAGTTGTCATCATTGTCCAGTATgccatcattatcatcatcatcgtcacaTTCATCTCCCTACCAAATACAAAGTGGAGGATTATGGGTTATATAGGATGAATCATTGTTgcattaaatgaatgaaattaaaAGGAGATAAAAACCATTCCATCTTTGTCAGTGTCCAGCTGAGAGGAGTTGATGACTGTGGGACAATTGTCCTTTGTGTTCTGGTGGCCGTCGCCATCACTGACAAACAGGTACAGAAGATCCAAAGAATTTGCAAAACATGACAGATTTGTAGACATTTACACCACAGATCACGATGTGGGATTTACCTGTCTATGTTATCATCACAGGGATCTCCGACAAGGTCATCATCTGAGTCAGACTGAGGGTAGATAAAGCAAACACTGGTGGTCAGACGTATTACAGCAGCAGACGAATCTGTTTCACGCCCTTGTTTGGTTTGTTACCTGGTTTGGGTTGGCCATATCAGGACAGCTGTCACAGGCGTCTCCCACCCCATcattgtctctgtctctctggtcTGGGTTGGGGACTCGCTGGCAGTTGTCGAGAATATTTTTCAACCCTGAGAAGAGGGAGCATTTGGATATCTGCGTcatttgtaaattaaaaaaaaaaaaaaggaacagccAGAATGCAGCCTGAAGCCGAGTCAAACACATCAACAGATGGCAGTGTTTGTTTAAGACGAAGGCGGAATAGTTTCCAGTGGCCTTCGATGCCTGGCGGAGACTTACCGTGGAAAAATGCTTTCAGTGAGGAGACAGACATGACCAAGCACTTAGCAATCCAGCCTTGGAGTTAAACACCAAACCAAACGATCGAGAGAATGGAGCTCCGCCaaactgagcaaaaaaaaaaaaaagcggccACCTAACAGAGTCTAAACATGCCACATGCGTAAACACATACACGTGGGAACTAATAGCTAAGTGCTAATAGCTGTGTTTCCACTGGCGCAAATGAAAGGTCGCCTGAAAGGCCAATCAAATGAGGTATGTGAGAAAGGTTTCTGAAAACACGGTTACAGTTCCAGCtggaacattttaacatttaacactgtTTACTACTGgggtttgtgtgcgtgtgtgtgtgtccttgtctggttttttttttttttttctttttcttttaattacaaaaaagatgtttttccatAAAGCCGGTGACCTAACTGGTAGAGGATGTGGATTTGAAACAGACCAGGAAGATGCTTTACAAAGATAAAACACCGCCTGTccagttaaaacaaaaaaaaatgtctgtctgCATCCTGCAAACAGGAGGACTAATTGTCTGGGCACTCTGGTCCAGACACTCTGTAAGTTTGGATAACTCTCATAaactttaattactttttattttctgtttgttttcacattgtGTTCCCTGATGAATAACAGTTAATTTAAATGGCTACAACAATCATTGTGTTAAAGTAGATATTAACAGACATGCACATACCGTCTCCATCCATGTCATCGTCACATTCATCTCCCAGACCGTCTTTGTCTGTATCCCTCTGTGATGGATTTTCGACTGTTCTGCAGTTGTCACAGGCATCACCATGAATATCCTTATCGCTGTTCCTCTGGTCCACATTAGGAACTAGCCAGCAGTTATCCTGGAATAGAAAAATGAATAGAGCCCAACcaatataggatttttaagGCCGATACCAACACAGATATGTGGTTTTAAAAGTCTGATATTCGGATAAATTgtccaatatttttttctttctttcagacaaaaaaaaaacaaacagatttcccCAATATTTGTTACGTGCAGTTATTGATGAGTCCTTAGTAAGATTATTATTTTAGTATTATAATCCTAAACTgacaatgcagtttaaaaataactggTAATCCACTTGTGGATTATGTTCTGCTGGCTCTGCTTGGATCAGCAGGAAAGTTGCAGAaagccctctggtggacaaactatgcaacatcgACACTCATGATtaaagggtgtttctcccatcacttctttactttctaaattttaatttattaatgcGAATGCAATATTATCAGCAAACAGCTAATATCGGCCGATGTATcagtcatcatttaaaaatgaattatatATGGTGCCAGAGCACAGAGGTAAATATCTATTTACGTCTTGAAGTCACCTACATCTACATTAATAATGCCATCACTGTCTGCATCATCATCGCAGGCGTCACCCAGCCCATCCCTGTCTGCATCCTCTTGGCCAGAGTTTGGTACAAACACACAGTTATCCTGGAAACCAAATGggaaaacacaaagagcacaGTTTTTAACACTGGCATGAACCGAATGTGAGAGAAGGTGGGATATGTTGAAATTAGTACCTGGTTACAGTTGTTGTCTCTGCACCGCAGCTTATCATCAGGATACGCGTCAATATCTGTGTCCTTTCCACACACATAGCCATTGCCAGCCCAGCCAACTCCACActgacatacacacaaaaaaagagggggggggggggggggggggggggggggggggggatgatgACATTTTTAGTTCAGAATGGTACAATAATaaacatattcatattcatgttTATTCTTCTCTCGCAAAGTCTTACCACACAGGTAACGCTGCCGTCTCTTTCCACGACACACTCGGCGTTCATGTCACACGGTGACGGCTGACCATTGGGGCAAAGTCTGGTACCATGGCAGCCGCTCACCTGGTCACCTGTGAAGCCAGCTTTACACTCTCCA
This sequence is a window from Archocentrus centrarchus isolate MPI-CPG fArcCen1 chromosome 9, fArcCen1, whole genome shotgun sequence. Protein-coding genes within it:
- the thbs4a gene encoding thrombospondin-4a → MIGMRVRAAALSLLLQQLVLTVTAQGVVYDLLVSPDCLPDLLQGSLKNKGRDEAFLLSSFKLRSKAPTSLFSVINPTDNTKYLELTVQAKLSKVTVRYQKPDGRFGTTSFNHASLADGQEHHVMLHASGLQGGPGRVHIYVDCRLAHTLDGLPAAFGSLPPGPNKVALRTLQSSGQGELTDLKLVIEDTIDNVATLQDCSMDQAESLQLLALQGGRMVEDQSTIKELKSMLSEMKELLQQQIKETHYLRNTIAECLNCDSINGHPNNKNVVPKPENFVMPDHPTLCPPGTCFKQNMCIRSQSGAFQCAPCPDGFTGDGVNCDDVDECQFNPCFPGVRCVNTAPGFRCEKCPRGYSGPEINGVGVSYAKTHKQVCEDIDECLGPPENGGCTANSHCYNTAGSFRCGECKAGFTGDQVSGCHGTRLCPNGQPSPCDMNAECVVERDGSVTCVCGVGWAGNGYVCGKDTDIDAYPDDKLRCRDNNCNQDNCVFVPNSGQEDADRDGLGDACDDDADSDGIINVDDNCWLVPNVDQRNSDKDIHGDACDNCRTVENPSQRDTDKDGLGDECDDDMDGDGLKNILDNCQRVPNPDQRDRDNDGVGDACDSCPDMANPNQSDSDDDLVGDPCDDNIDSDGDGHQNTKDNCPTVINSSQLDTDKDGMGDECDDDDDNDGILDNDDNCRLVANPDQRDSDNNRVGDACEGDFDKDSVIDRIDHCPENAEVTLTDFRAYQTVVLDPEGDSQIDPNWVVLNQGMEIVQTMNSDPGLAVGYTAFSGVDFEGTFHVNTVTDDDYAGFIFGYQDSSSFYVVMWKQTEQTYWQAAPFRAVAEPGIQLKVVKSKTGPGEYLRNSLWHTGNTPEQVRLLWKDPRNVGWKDKVSYRWFLQHRPQVGYIRARFFEGSDLVADTGVIIDTSMRGGRLGVFCFSQENIIWSNLKYRCNDTIPADYQDILTMQN